The Girardinichthys multiradiatus isolate DD_20200921_A chromosome Y, DD_fGirMul_XY1, whole genome shotgun sequence genome has a window encoding:
- the LOC124863969 gene encoding sodium-dependent neutral amino acid transporter B(0)AT2-like, which yields MMEKPALDSSEERAWLGEDQSEMKLAAIPETAESNDEDRPAWDSKMQYVLAQVGFSVGLGNVWRFPYLCHQNGGGAFMILYVFLLLIVGVPLFFMELAAGQSIRQGSIGVWKHISPKLIGIGFSSCVVCFYVALYYNVIIAWSLFYLGNSFQYPLPWEQCPTDVTTNETVKECASSSPTPYFWFRKALDITNSIEESGEFNLFMTGCLLAAWAIVSLAMIKGIKSSARVMYFSSVFPYVVLFIFLIRGLLLDGAIDGITYMFYPKLEIWGNVQVWRQAATQVFFALGLGYGSVIAYSSYNPFHNNCHRDALMVSCINFMTSVLASLVVFVVLGFRAKTIALHCVAENLGVLTHMSSNGSSQYWWPPFNVTDPSSVSLPEYRQWYNEYGSMLGPQFTDCNLEEEMNKGVEGTGLAFIAFTEVMALFPASPFWSILFFLMLLNLGLSTMFGTMQGILTPLMDNFKLLGRHRTFLTVFSCALGFIIGLLFTQRSGNYFVTMFDDYSATLPLVIVVIFETISVAWVYGTDRFLDDIELMLKWRPPVVYKYLWKYVCLLAMISLLAASLLRMVFKGPTYTAWNQTTASEITLEYPGWALTMIVMLIVFASLPVPIGYIYSLLKNHNALAVPSQESPGPEVHRELYTKCNSTDQLDSNSHPAPCEEDGVHPRTSFLPVGNEQYRLLPQQDEEEEEEQDTGV from the exons ATGGAGAAGCCTGCCCTGGATTCCAGTGAGGAGAGAGCCTGGTTGGGAGAAGACCAGTCTGAAATGAAGCTTGCAGCAATCCCTGAAACAGCAGAATCAAATGATGAAGATCGGCCTGCCTGGGATTCTAAAATGCAGTATGTGTTGGCTCAGGTTGGCTTCAGCGTGGGCTTAGGGAATGTCTGGAGGTTTCCATATCTTTGCCACCAAAATGGAGGAG GGGCTTTCATGATcttgtatgtttttcttttactgatTGTGGGAGTCCCCCTGTTTTTTATGGAGCTGGCAGCTGGCCAAAGTATTCGACAAGGAAGCATTGGCGTTTGGAAACACATCTCCCCAAAGCTGATAGGGATCGGCTTCTCCAGCTGTGTG GTCTGCTTTTATGTAGCTCTTTACTACAATGTCATCATTGCATGGAGTCTTTTCTACCTGGGAAATTCCTTCCAGTATCCTTTGCCGTGGGAACAGTGCCCAACTGATGTAACCACCAATGAAACAG TAAAGGAATGTGCGAGTAGCTCCCCAACGCCATATTTCTGGTTCAGGAAAGCGCTGGACATCACCAATTCCATAGAGGAATCTGGAGAGTTTAACCTCTTCATGACGGGCTGCTTATTGGCTGCTTGGGCGATTGTTTCGCTGGCTATGATCAAGGGCATCAAGTCCTCTGCAAgg GTGATGtacttttcttcagtttttcccTACGTGGTGCTCTTCATTTTCCTCATCAGAGGGTTGTTATTGGACGGAGCAATAGATGGAATCACATATATGTTTTATCCCAAA CTGGAAATATGGGGAAACGTTCAGGTGTGGCGACAGGCAGCTACTCAGGTGTTTTTTGCCCTGGGTTTGGGCTACGGCTCCGTTATCGCGTATTCCTCCTATAATCCGTTCCACAACAATTGCCACAGGGACGCCCTGATGGTCTCTTGTATCAACTTTATGACATCTGTGCTGGCCTCACTGGTGGTTTTCGTGGTGCTGGGTTTCCGGGCTAAGACCATTGCCCTACACTGCGTTGCTGA AAATCTTGGTGTGTTAACTCATATGTCTTCTAATGGATCCAGCCAGTATTGGTGGCCTCCATTCAATGTTACAGATCCGAGCTCCGTGTCACTGCCTGAATACAGACAGTGGTACAATGAGTACGGCTCCATGCTGGGTCCTCAGTTCACTGACTGCAATTTGGAGGAGGAGATGAACAAG GGCGTCGAGGGGACAGGTCTGGCATTCATAGCATTCACTGAAGTGATGGCCCTCTTCCCGGCCAGCCCCTTCTGGTCCATACTGTTTTTCCTCATGCTCCTCAACCTGGGCCTGAGCACCATGTTCGGAACCATGCAGGGAATCCTCACACCTCTCATGGACAACTTTAAACTCTTGGGGCGCCATCGGACCTTCCTTACAG TGTTCAGCTGTGCTTTAGGGTTCATAATCGGATTATTGTTCACCCAGCGATCTGGCAATTATTTCGTGACAATGTTTGATGACTACTCTGCAACCCTACCACTAGTCATCGTTGTGATTTTCGAAACAATTAGTGTGGCGTGGGTTTATGGCACAGATCG TTTCCTGGATGATATTGAACTCATGCTCAAGTGGCGCCCTCCAGTGGTGTACAAATATCTCTGGAAATACGTATGTCTGCTGGCAATGATTAGTCTTCTTGCTGCCAGTTTATTGCGAATGGTTTTTAAGGGACCCACATACACAGCCTGGAATCAAACAACA GCTTCTGAGATTACTCTTGAGTACCCAGGCTGGGCCCTGACTATGATCGTCATGCTCATAGTGTTCGCCAGCCTTCCCGTGCCCATTGGCTACATCTATTCCTTGCTGAAAAACCACAACGCCCTCGCCGTTCCTTCCCAGGAGAGCCCCGGCCCAGAGGTGCACCGCGAGCTGTATACCAAGTGCAACTCCACTGATCAGCTGGACTCCAATTCTCATCCGGCACCCTGTGAGGAAGACGGGGTTCATCCTAGGACTTCCTTCCTGCCGGTGGGCAACGAGCAGTACCGCCTCCTGCCCCAGCAggatgaggaagaggaagaggagcaagACACAGGGGTCTGA